The following proteins are encoded in a genomic region of Magnolia sinica isolate HGM2019 chromosome 1, MsV1, whole genome shotgun sequence:
- the LOC131244153 gene encoding probable F-box protein At4g22030 encodes MTALQASGLLSSSSIPSAPCHGRFVAVLHAPKLWKNHLSFPKLPTGNVEEFNTHIRNPLQIKIETERTAIERSDGDMIANVTKLYAIAEAVADRVEMHTNISEQRNNWNNLLVNSINGITLTAATIAGLSAIPTGTTSLLALKISSVLLYSAATGLLLLVNKIQPSQLAEEQRNAARLFHQLYTEIQTTLALRTPTPMDVKDAMERVLALDKAYPLPLLPGMLEKFPAIVEPARWWPSNNSESSESQRVPAQNNTNGWNGKLEDEMRGVLEVLRRKDTAEYVRLSKLVLKVNRILAVSGPLLTGLAALGTSFVGSPSHGSWAVLVGVAGGALASIVNMLEHGGQVGMVFEMYRNCAGFYRLLEESIESNLKERERHKRENGELFEMKVALQLGRSLSELRNLAASSSSKNIVEGGMDEFAGKLF; translated from the coding sequence ATGACTGCCTTGCAAGCCTCCGGtctattatcatcatcatcaatacCATCAGCACCATGCCATGGTAGATTTGTTGCAGTTCTCCATGCCCCgaaactttggaagaatcatctCTCTTTTCCAAAGCTACCAACCGGAAATGTGGAGGAATTCAACACCCACATAAGAAATCCACTGCAAATCAAAATTGAAACAGAAAGGACAGCAATTGAGAGAAGTGATGGGGACATGATCGCTAATGTCACCAAGCTTTATGCGATTGCAGAGGCGGTTGCTGATAGGGTGGAAATGCACACAAACATCAGCGAGCAGAGGAACAATTGGAACAATCTCCTTGTCAACTCCATCAATGGAATCACTCTCACGGCTGCAACCATTGCCGGACTCTCCGCCATCCCAACTGGTACCACCTCACTCTTGGCATTGAAAATCTCTTCCGTTCTCTTGTATTCAGCAGCGACGGGGCTGTTGTTGTTGGTGAACAAGATCCAGCCCTCCCAACTTGCCGAAGAACAAAGGAACGCTGCCCGGTTGTTCCATCAGCTCTACACAGAAATCCAAACCACCCTTGCTCTACGAACTCCTACTCCAATGGATGTGAAGGATGCGATGGAGAGGGTGTTGGCGCTCGACAAGGCTTACCCTCTTCCATTGCTCCCAGGAATGCTCGAAAAGTTCCCAGCTATAGTGGAGCCAGCTAGATGGTGGCCTTCTAACAATTCAGAATCATCAGAATCACAAAGGGTTCCTGCACAAAATAATACGAATGGTTGGAATGGGAAACTTGAAGACGAAATGAGAGGCGTTCTTGAAGTCTTGAGGAGAAAGGATACCGCAGAGTATGTGCGACTGAGCAAGTTGGTCTTGAAAGTCAATAGGATTTTAGCAGTCTCAGGACCTCTACTCACCGGCCTTGCTGCTCTTGGGACTTCTTTTGTGGGGTCTCCTTCACATGGTTCATGGGCGGTATTGGTCGGGGTCGCTGGTGGAGCATTGGCAAGCATTGTAAACATGTTAGAACATGGCGGACAAGTAGGGATGGTATTTGAGATGTATCGGAACTGTGCTGGCTTCTATCGTCTCTTGGAAGAGTCGATAGAATCAAACcttaaggaaagagagagacatAAGAGGGAGAATGGGGAATTGTTTGAGATGAAGGTGGCTCTACAGTTGGGAAGGAGTCTCTCGGAGCTCAGGAATCTTGCTGCATCGTCTTCTTCTAAAAACATTGTGGAAGGTGGAATGGATGAGTTTGCCGGGAAGCTCTTCT
- the LOC131229195 gene encoding probable F-box protein At4g22030 has protein sequence MTALQASSLLSSSSIPSAPFHGRFVAVLHAPKLWKNHLSFPKLPIGNVEEFNTHIRNPLQIKIETRGTAIERGDGDMIATVTKLYAIAEAVADRVEMHTNIGEQRNNWNNLLVNSINAITLTAATMAGLCAIPIGTTSLLALKISSTLLYSAATGLLLLVNKIQPSQLAEEQRNAARLFRQLHTEIQTTLALRTPTPMDVKDAMERVLALDKAYPLPLLPGMLDKFPAIVEPARWWPSDNSEASKSQTVPAQNNTNGWSGKLEDEMRGVLEVLRRKDTAEYVRLSKLVLKVNTILAVSGPLLTSFAALGTSFVGSPSQGSWAVLVGVAGGALASIVNTLEHGGQVGMVFEMYQNCAGFYRHMEESIESNLKEREPHKRENGGLFEMKVALQLGRSLSELRNLAASSSSKNIVEGGMDEFAGKLF, from the coding sequence ATGACTGCCTTGCAAGCCTCTAGtctattatcatcatcatcaataccatcggcaccattccatggtagatTTGTTGCAGTTCTCCATGCCCCtaaactttggaagaatcatctCTCTTTTCCAAAGCTACCGATAGGAAACGTGGAGGAATTCAACACCCACATAAGAAATCCACTGCAAATCAAAATTGAAACACGAGGGACGGCAATTGAGAGAGGTGATGGGGACATGATCGCCACTGTCACCAAGCTTTATGCGATTGCAGAGGCAGTTGCTGATAGGGTGGAGATGCACACAAACATCGGCGAGCAGAGGAACAATTGGAACAATCTCCTTGTCAACTCCATCAATGCAATCACTCTCACGGCTGCGACCATGGCCGGACTCTGCGCCATCCCAATTGGTACCACCTCACTCTTGGCATTGAAGATCTCTTCCACTCTCTTGTATTCAGCGGCGACGGGGCTGTTGTTGTTGGTGAACAAGATCCAGCCCTCTCAACTTGCCGAAGAACAAAGGAATGCTGCCCGGTTGTTCCGTCAGCTCCACACAGAAATCCAAACCACCCTTGCTCTCCGAACTCCTACTCCAATGGATGTGAAGGATGCGATGGAGAGGGTATTGGCACTCGACAAGGCTTACCCTCTTCCATTGCTCCCAGGAATGCTCGACAAGTTCCCAGCTATAGTGGAGCCAGCTAGATGGTGGCCTTCTGACAATTCAGAAGCATCAAAGTCACAAACAGTTCCTGCACAAAATAatactaatggttggagtgggaAACTTGAAGACGAAATGAGAGGCGTTCTTGAAGTCTTGAGGAGAAAGGATACCGCAGAGTATGTGCGACTGAGCAAGTTGGTATTGAAAGTTAATACGATTTTAGCAGTCTCTGGACCTCTACTCACCAGCTTTGCTGCTCTTGGGACTTCTTTTGTGGGGTCTCCTTCACAAGGGTCATGGGCGGTATTGGTTGGTGTCGCTGGTGGAGCATTGGCAAGCATTGTAAACACGTTAGAACACGGTGGACAAGTTGGGATGGTTTTTGAGATGTATCAGAACTGTGCCGGCTTCTATCGTCACATGGAAGAGTCGATTGAATCCAACCTTAAGGAAAGAGAGCCACATAAGAGGGAGAATGGGGGATTGTTTGAGATGAAGGTGGCTCTACAATTGGGAAGGAGTCTCTCAGAGCTCAGGAATCTTGCTGCATCATCTTCTTCTAAAAACATTGTGGAAGGTGGAATGGATGAGTTTGCCGGGAAGCTCTTCTGA